A segment of the Dermacentor andersoni chromosome 5, qqDerAnde1_hic_scaffold, whole genome shotgun sequence genome:
tttggtcgacttcaaggagaaaagaacacacAAAAACTTAACTCTAcctttgttaaaaaagaaaaaaaaaaggcaaaaaacaCAATCGATTCCCATAACCGAACATTTTGGACCACAATTGTGAACAttctttttgtacgcctccgttgtttgccATTTCCCcactttccttccaccaatcttcgaatcgcctcttactaacctcTATTGTGcagatgtttactttccccctgttcTCTCTGAAGCCGAGtgattcaaggaggccagaggtgcctaaattgacagctgagcagatatcttcacattctaataaaacatgctgcatcgtttccatagctttaccgcagaAAGCACATGCTTCTACTTCTTactgtatctcgctttataagccCGCGTTATAAGGCATcatgatctcgcttcgaaaagtagtcaGCTTTCCTTTTAGTTATCatacattgtttctttcctgatttcgcttttttttctcttaagtggttactcatagcaggtttagcATCACTCCACCCGGAGCCTTGCACTTGAtggaagactgcgcgcttcctcctTCCTCCTTGGTTtcttcccttgcgtgcgcgaggttgagccgcgatcgcctgCTCACCATTCCactccttcactcgcacatacagcatacggcataCGGTGACGATCTGATtacccttggacttcatacagaaccTCAACTGACGGCGACGGAAgagatgcgcctggagtgcccatctAATATAAGTCTAGGAATCCAAGACactgttaccgtaccaactcgcccaactttccatccTTTTGCAAAGATACACATGCCTGTAGTTCGTCGATAAAAAAACACGACCGAAATAGCCGGGCGTTAACCCACGACCTCATGCAAAGCAACAGACCATTATAGCCACTTAGCCGACACGGTGGGTTTCGCGAGTTCTAAGTAGTCGTGTACATTGGTCTGTATTCGGTTTCACCGCGGTTTCACTAATCCTTAGCTAAAAGGCGAGGGCGCGGCATAACGTGCAGCGGGCATAATGAAATATTCGACCTCGGAAGCCTTCCTTTAGTGCGAGCTTGCAAAAACAACGGAACTATTACAGGTTGTTCAAGATAATGCTCCTTACATGAAGCCGTTGAATAAAGCAGGTCTTTGGACACTGACCAGTTACAAACGATTATCTGCGTTTACTACCGTTGCTTACCAAGTCCTCAGAAAAGGTACTCGACTTGTAGAAGTCCCCTATGCAACATTAGTGACAAAAAAACACAAATCGATGTCTGTGGCAATGAACATAACACGGCCAGGCATCTACACGCAAATGCGCAAATGGACTCGTAAACTGAAGCCAGCCGAGATTTAGGACGTCAGTCCTACGTCTGCATATCCTGAAACATGCGCCCATCATCACCACTTTGCAAGCTTGCATTATTCTTTCAAAATTACCTTTTCAGATTCCGAGAACTGCAGCGACAAAATGATGTTTTTGCTTCTATAAAAAACACCCGATGAAGCCACCCGATGAAGCCGCACGAcattacaagcaaacaacataaTTCGATGAGGCATAAGATGGTTGGAGGGAGGGGCTGGGCAGACCGAGATTCTCCACCCGCTATCTCGAAAAGCGACTGCGCGGTGAAGAAAAATGACCGACTCAATCAAAAAATGCTCGCATTGACGTCATATCCTACAGTGAGGTTCCTGGAAAGAAACTAAAATAGTTACTTTGAAGAGAAAGTTCAGTACATTTCCGTCTTGGTAGAAATCGATCAGGGGCCTTCGGGGTGAGAGACGGGCGCGCTTCCCTGAAACCAAGGCGGCTCCGCGGTCCCGGCTTTCTAAAGCTGTGCTCAGTACTTGTCTGAGTGCACAGATCATGTCGCAGCCATTCTCTCTGACTAGTGCGAGCGTCATTGGGCGGTGCACGTGACGGTGCCCAGGAAGGGGCGCGTGTCCTAAATGTATAAATTAAGCGCGTTGGTGACGTTACGAGGTCTACAAACTGTATAATTAATgcctttcgcattcccacacgtaagtatTCTTATGTGTTTCACGAATTTTCAGTTCAGCAATTGCTGTCGCGCCAGGTGTTGTTGCGCAGAAAAGCGGGAGCGTGCTCTCTGCGCATTGGCATCACAGTCGGAGCGGCGGTTGTCGGCGGCGCCTGATGGAGGAGCATGCACGCTCTTGGGGCTCGCGAGGATGGCCGCGCAAATGCGCCACTGTGGAGGAAGCGCGTGCCGCTTATAgtgccacacgtgtacttccCAATGCGGCTCATCACGTCTTGCAAGAAGCCTAGCCCCGATTGTGTAACTTATTGCGCTGCCCAAACGATTTAGCAGTTCACTTACTGAATAAGTTTCTTTGGTTTTTCTCGACAATGATGTCCGCCTGCGCAGGCAAGCTAAATGGAGCGATACAATTGGAGCAACTTTTAGAGAACTCTGctctaaataaacaaataatacaCTCTACATATGCTTTACGGTCTATTAAAatggaaactttttttttacaaatagaATTGAACAGACGCGATGCTGCTTTCATCACTACTACTGATTTCAATCGGAGGCTACTAGATGATCGAGTAGCCATTGCAGTCAGCTTTGTAATTAACTAAGATTAGTTGATTAACAATTTAAGTACTGGTTTTAACACCAACGTTGCAATTATACTAAAGCAGGAGCACGCTGCAGGAGGCAAAAGCAATCGTCGCTTTTGCAAAACCACCATCAGTTCCTGAGACATTTGTCGACAAAATGACATCTTTACCGAAGCGCACGAAGGGCGCCCGCAGGTCTTCCGATTCCTGCGTCCTTTGGCTTCGTTGGGTAAACGCGTTGACCGCCTGTGTGCTCCCCTTCTTATTTTAGCTCGCGTAGTTCACGTCTCGGCAGCTTGCTGTCACATGCTGTGCAAAAGCGCAATGACAGATTGGATGCCACCCAGCAGGTCATCGCAGCGAGCTGCTTGACATCGTGACGGCGTCGAGAATAGCGTGGGCGGTGTTTCCAGCGCCGTTTGGGCACCCGTATTTGGTCTCGGAGTGATAAAATGAGATTTTTGTTCTATCGGGAAATATCGAAACAACAACCGTTGTAATGCCTTGAAAAAAGCAAAGTTCTTGTATGTGAAGTATGGGAAGGGGGTCACGTGTTAGAGATAAATAAGGTTTGGGAGAGCTTAGAataccgtgtatatatatatatatatatatatatatatatatatatatatatatatatatatatatatatatgctcctgAACGTCTCCTGAACGTCTCCCAATGTCGTAAACACTCGTTTACTAATGGATCCGGGCTCGCAAAAAGATGCGATGTAATGCTAACACATACCACTCGGACTCGACGAATCAACAACGGGCCTTACCGGAGCAAGCCCTCTACTTTACTGGGCCTTAGTGTTGGccttaaataaagttttttcctccgcctctcgcatttaccgctaactcaCCACTTACTTTACGAAAACAGTAAAGCAGCCGTTTTGTCCTGCGGCATTCTCCTTGAATACTGCTATTCTAGTAATGTCATTAAAACTAACAACTGAAAGTTAATTAACCAATCGCAGTTAATTACCTAACTGAGTGCGATGGCTACTCGGTCATGTAGTGTTCGCTGTCCTAAAATAGCAAACAGTAAAGAAAGCGCTATCGCATCGGTGAAATCCTCAATTTTTAAAAATCTGTCCATTATTACAGATCACAGGTTACATAGGTTACCAGCCAATCTACGTGTAATAATTTAGGCCAAACAATTATAGGCAAATTTCTTTCCATACGCGTACTCTGCTAGGTAGCTCTTCATGCACTCTTGTAATCACTGCGAATggtgtgcttgtttttttttcagttttaccTGACATGATTGGGCATTTGTTCCGTTCTGTTGCAGTCACTTCAACCTGAGCACAATTTTATCTGATGGAGCTGAAGAACAACCAGCCAAAGTCTTCATTGAAGAGGTCACACCGAACGACAATTCTCTGCGCTACAAGGTGCTTCTAGAGAGCCAGAACGTACCATACGAAGTGTTCACGGATACGAAGAAGACTCTTTTGGCCAAGTACAACGAGAACTTTTTTCACTACATGTTGACCTATGCGTTCGGCAGCGTCTTCAACACAACAGAGTAAGTGAAGTTCGCGGTAATTCACGGATATTCGGAACATATCTCTTCTGTTTAGCCGCACCCAAGTACCTTGCGGTGGACTAATACTTTAACATTACAAATCCTTGTGATGGCGCAAACTGTGACACGTGTGCACAGAACCAAGAGTGACGAATAAAGGAGGTGAGTGAGGTTACAGAAATTCAGCTCGGTTACAGCTCGTGTGAACGTTTAGGTTGACCAGCATGTCTTTAGCGATGATTCTGCATCTGATTTTCGGACTTTGTTAAACAAAATAATGTACACGATTTAAGTAATCCACGGACTTTATCGCACGCTGCATTGGAGGTAGGTTTCAAGTCTACCGGTTGCTGATGGACCAGGAGTACGACGTGAAGGATGTACAGTAGTCAATAGTGCGAATGAAAGACGAGACCCGGAGAGTCATGCTACATTTTTCGTCGATATAGTATGCTGTTCTAAGCCACGCGAAGGGAACATCCGCTGAATGCATGATTTTGTTAAAAAGTTCCGGGATTGATGTTCAAACATTACTTTTGATTACTTACTATGACACCCAAATAAAATAATTACTAGTGATTTCATTCCAATTCCTAATCAATGGCATGTGGCCTGTGTTTATGGGCCAAATGCAGATCCAAATTGACTAAATTTGTTGCAATGATCAAGCAACACGTGTGTATATAACAGGAACTTGTTCTATAAGGTTATTTTAAATTTGTATTGAGCGCGAGAAATAAGTTCatcgatgattacgatactccctaatgcgaagtttgtgcgcagctctgtacgtgttttcatttcgcgatatataggCTGATGCGGatgtctgtctcgtgcggcacactgCAAACAGAGTGAAGTGCGGCACAACTGCATCGCTAATCTGATCGggagaggcggcgcgtgggtgacgcgtgggcgcgattcacagcagccgccgccgacacaCCTCCCGGACGACtcgcgctactctggcgtcatcgtcaccgcactacgctttccttctcacgctttcgccataccctcctcctatACTTTCCTCCTGGTGTCTTTCATCCACCGCTTCACTCCGCGTTCTCCCTTTCATCGTTTGCTGTGCTCAATCGGTCGGTTACACCGACGCTCGCCGAAGGAACGGGCGAGTGCGCTCGAACATTTGTAACCATGATGTCAGAGACAGAAGCGTCTGATTGCCGGTTCGATTGCGCAGTAATTACGACATGGAAGGTGTAGCTGAAGGTCTCGGAGGCCAGCATGAAGTTCGATTTGCGGATTTTTAGGGTACCGGTGATGCGCGACGTGGTAGGATATACATGCCACTTGAAGCGATACACACAAGCAATTGTTTTGCAGTATCACCAGTTTATTTTTTGGAGCATAGCTTGGTTCGGTGTAACTTCAGATGAAACGAAAAATACTACGCTTATCTGGGACATATGGAGCGTTAACGCAAAATTACTTCGTGATGTCGATTTTAATAACTACGGTATAGAAAACAATAACATTTTAGAAATAAATGAAGCATGTAATATTTGTGATCAATGGGAGCCTTTAAAGCAACATCTTAAAAGGAAAGCCATTTTATGTTCTACTGCTATAaagtgaataaagggaaaatcagacatccacccgatcgtagcaactgctacaaagcaaatccatacgggttcctcgaaagaaaagcctcatagttgaagaaaaattcgccctggtccgggacacgaacccgggaccaccgccttccggggcagccgctctaccat
Coding sequences within it:
- the LOC129384536 gene encoding uncharacterized protein, giving the protein MPIEDVGRTEVDIGKVQLMPHMLQRFRALIQKRVLYLWRTPFLFVIGWILPVVMAYIGLTVFKLNRVELPPDFSHFNLSTILSDGAEEQPAKVFIEEVTPNDNSLRYKVLLESQNVPYEVFTDTKKTLLAKYNENFFHYMLTYAFGSVFNTTE